Genomic DNA from Candidatus Hydrogenedentota bacterium:
GACGGCGTACAAACCTACGGCGAGAGCCCTGCGAGCCATACGCGGCGGCGACATCTCGATGATCTTCCAGGAGCCCATGACCTCCCTGTCCCCCGTTCACACCATCGGGAACCAGATCATCGAAACCATAAAGCTGCACCAGCACGTCGGTAGGAAGGAGGCGCGCAACCGCGCGCTCGAGATGCTGCACCTCGTCGGCGTGCCATTGCCGGAACGGCGCGTGGACGCCTACCCCCACGAGCTGTCGGGGGGACTGCGCCAGCGCAGCATGATCGCCATGGCGCTCGCGTGCAACCCCAGGCTCCTCATTGCCGACGAGCCCACCACCGCCCTGGATGTCACCATCCAGGCGCAGATCCTGACCCTCATTGCGCGCTTGCGCGAGGAATTGGGCATGTCCGTCGTCATGATCACCCACGATCTCGGCGTCGTGGCGGAAACGACCGACGAGGTGGCGGTGATGTATCTCGGGCTCGTGGTCGAGCGCGCTCCCGTGCGCGAGATCTTCTTCAATCCCAAGCACCCCTATACAGTCGCGCTTCTCGAATCCATCCCGCGCATGGGGAAGGGCAACAAGCAACGTTTGTCTTCTATCACCGGCTCCGTGCCTGACCCGTTCAGCACGCCGCCCGGATGTCCGTTCCATCCTCGTTGCGGCCACGCAATGAACGGCACGTGCAACGTCGGCGCCCCTCCCTCGGTGCGCTACACCGGCCAGCATCACGCAGTAGCCTGCCACCTGTTTGATCAGAGCAGGCCCGTTTCCGAAGAACCGGCGACACAGGAGAGACCATGACGCAGCCACTGCTCGAAATCGAGGGCCTGACAAAGTTCTTCCCGATTACGGCCGGCCTTCTTCGAAAGCAAGTCGGCGAAATTCGCGCCGTCGACGATGTCTCGTTTCACATCAACCAGGGCGAGACGCTGGGACTCGTGGGCGAGAGCGGCTGCGGAAAAACAACCACCGGCCGCATGATTCTGCGCCTGATCGAACGCACCTCGGGAACCATGCACTTTCAACTCGACGGCCAGAAGGCAGATCTGGGAAGCCTACAGGGCGAGAAGCTGCGGCAATTCCGCCGCAACATGCAGATGATCTTCCAGGACCCCTTCTCTTCCCTCAATCCGCGCATGACCGTGCTCGACATAATCGGGGAACCGTTGAAAGCGCTCGGATACGGCAGCAAGAGCGAGATCGAGGAGCGTGTGCGCTGGATCACCAAGGCCACGGGATTACAGGTCGAGTTTCTGCGGCGGTATCCGCATGCGTTCAGCGGCGGCCAGCGCCAGCGCATCGGTATTGCCCGCGCCCTCGTGTTGAACCCGAAACTGATCGTCTGCGACGAGCCGGTGTCCGCCCTCGACGTTTCCGTGCAGGCCCAAATCATCAACCTGCTGAAGGACCTGCAGGAAGAGTTCGGGCTGACCTATCTCTTCATCGCACACGACCTGTCGGTCGTTGAAAACATCAGTTCGCGGGTAGCGGTAATGTACTGCGGGCGCATCGTCGAGCTGGCTGAGACCAACGAGCTGTTTCACCGGCCCCGGCACCCGTATACCGAGGCCCTCATGAGCGCCGTGCCGAAACCCGACCCCGACCGCGCCGGAAAGCGCGTCCTGCTGCAGGGGGAAGTGGCCGACCCGTCGAATCTTCCCCCAGGATGTGCATTTCATCCCCGATGCAGCTATGCTCAGGATATCTGCAAGCAAGAACGCCCGGAGTTGCACGACATTGGCGCGGGTCACTGCGCCGCGTGTCATTTCGCCCGAGAGCTGGATCTCAAGGGCGTGGAAGATGCCTTATCGGCGCCGCCAACCGCTTGAGCCGAGCAGCCTGATCGGAGGAACGACCTATGGAGCGCATGACCGCACGCAGCACTGAACAATCCTGGGCCAAGTACAAGCATTACCGCAATTTCCTCGCGACCGGCACGGGAACCCTCTCCAAACGGCCTCGGTTCGAGCCCGAAGAACCCTGCTACATGGACTACGGCAAGGGCTGCCGCCTTTGGGATATCGACGGCAACGAGTACATCGATTTCCGCAACGGTCTGGGGCCCATCTCGCTCGGGTACTGCTACCCGGCCGTAAACGATGCTGTCGCGGACCAGCTCAAGAAGGGCACTGTGTTCTCGCACCCCTGCACGCTCGAGGGGGAAGTCGCGGAACGTATCGTGGAAATGGTTCCATGCGCTGAGAAAGTGCGCTATCTCAAGACGGGCGGCGAGGCCTGCGCTGCCGCGTTCAAGATTGCGCGCGCCGCAACCGGCCGCGACATCATCGCCCAATGCGGCTACAGCGGCTGGCTCAACAGCCTGGCGTCCGGCGCAAACGTCTTGCCCCGAGTCAGGGAAGACGCCCCCAAAGGCGTGCCCGTCGAGATCTCCAGGCTGCACCGGGCCATGCCATGGAATGACATGGCGCCCTACGAGGAACTGTTCGCGGAAGAGGGCGGCAATGTCGCCGCGGTCGCGGTGGCCATGGACTACGCCACCGCCGACAAAGGCCAGAAATTCCTCACGAAGCTCAGGGAGCTCACGCAGAAACA
This window encodes:
- a CDS encoding ABC transporter ATP-binding protein; this translates as MNSLIEVKNLEIRFDLKEGTVRAVNGVTLDVGHNRSLGLVGESGCGKSITAKAMMRILPNRAKIVRGSIRLAPRKDTARPIDLTAYKPTARALRAIRGGDISMIFQEPMTSLSPVHTIGNQIIETIKLHQHVGRKEARNRALEMLHLVGVPLPERRVDAYPHELSGGLRQRSMIAMALACNPRLLIADEPTTALDVTIQAQILTLIARLREELGMSVVMITHDLGVVAETTDEVAVMYLGLVVERAPVREIFFNPKHPYTVALLESIPRMGKGNKQRLSSITGSVPDPFSTPPGCPFHPRCGHAMNGTCNVGAPPSVRYTGQHHAVACHLFDQSRPVSEEPATQERP
- a CDS encoding ATP-binding cassette domain-containing protein — encoded protein: MTQPLLEIEGLTKFFPITAGLLRKQVGEIRAVDDVSFHINQGETLGLVGESGCGKTTTGRMILRLIERTSGTMHFQLDGQKADLGSLQGEKLRQFRRNMQMIFQDPFSSLNPRMTVLDIIGEPLKALGYGSKSEIEERVRWITKATGLQVEFLRRYPHAFSGGQRQRIGIARALVLNPKLIVCDEPVSALDVSVQAQIINLLKDLQEEFGLTYLFIAHDLSVVENISSRVAVMYCGRIVELAETNELFHRPRHPYTEALMSAVPKPDPDRAGKRVLLQGEVADPSNLPPGCAFHPRCSYAQDICKQERPELHDIGAGHCAACHFARELDLKGVEDALSAPPTA
- a CDS encoding aminotransferase class III-fold pyridoxal phosphate-dependent enzyme produces the protein MERMTARSTEQSWAKYKHYRNFLATGTGTLSKRPRFEPEEPCYMDYGKGCRLWDIDGNEYIDFRNGLGPISLGYCYPAVNDAVADQLKKGTVFSHPCTLEGEVAERIVEMVPCAEKVRYLKTGGEACAAAFKIARAATGRDIIAQCGYSGWLNSLASGANVLPRVREDAPKGVPVEISRLHRAMPWNDMAPYEELFAEEGGNVAAVAVAMDYATADKGQKFLTKLRELTQKHGALLFLDEIVSGFRVALGGYQDYCNVDCDLAVFAKGISNGLPLSVIAGKAAVMDELERAVVSSTYSGEALSLAAAKATLNIYREHDVIGHFYAMGKRFQAGVNALFEQYEYPLEARGLAPCLALVDCERGRTVKDATNELFRESYAHGLSLYSVCYINFSHQQHDIDEALSRLEDTLKALA